A single genomic interval of Gavia stellata isolate bGavSte3 chromosome 31, bGavSte3.hap2, whole genome shotgun sequence harbors:
- the BMP10 gene encoding bone morphogenetic protein 10, which yields MDSVVLQLWAVLCLLVHLAACSPILSLEHSSLEEDVPLFDEILSEQDGVDFNTLLQNMKNEFLKTLNLSDIPLHETAKVDPPEYMLELYNRFATDRTSMPSANIIRSFKNEDLASHPVGVTGIRKYPLLFNVSIPHHEEITMAELRLYTLVERDQMLYDGLDRKVTIFEVLENHHTGVGEERKTVALASRQVYGTSSEWESFEVTEAIRRWRRAGLTTHRLEVHIESREGEGQNGEGKLDIDINSEAKHVPLLIVFSDDQSNDKKEEKQELNEMIDHEQLLDLENLEVGNFHGQPGEEALLQMRSNIIYDSTARIRRNAKGNYCKKTPLYIDFKEIGWDSWIIAPAGYEAYECHGVCAYPLTEHVTPTKHAIVQTLVHLKNPQKASKACCVPTKLDPISILYLDAGVVTYKFKYEGMVVSECGCR from the exons ATGGATTCTGTAGTCCTCCAGCTGTGGGCTGTCCTCTGTCTCTTGGTTCACCTTGCCGCTTGCAGTCCCATCCTGAGCTTGGAGCACTCTTCCTTGGAGGAAGACGTGCCTCTTTTCGACGAGATTCTCTCCGAGCAGGATGGTGTTGATTTCAACACGCTGCTTCAGAATATGAAAAATGAGTTTTTGAAGACGTTGAACCTCTCTGACATTCCCCTGCATGAAACGGCCAAGGTGGATCCGCCAGAGTACATGCTAGAGCTGTACAACAGGTTTGCCACTGATAGGACATCTATGCCATCCGCAAATATTATTAGGAGCTTCAAAAATGAAG ACTTGGCTTCCCACCCTGTTGGTGTTACGGGAATTCGGAAATACCCTCTTCTATTCAATGTTTCCATCCCTCACCATGAAGAAATCACCATGGCAGAGCTGAGGCTCTACACCTTGGTGGAGCGGGACCAAATGCTCTACGATGGGCTTGACCGGAAGGTCACTATTTTTGAAGTCCTGGAAAATCACCATACGGGGgtaggagaagagagaaagacagtGGCACTGGCATCCAGGCAGGTCTATGGCACAAGCAGCGAGTGGGAGAGCTTCGAGGTCACCGAAGCCATCAGGCGTTGGCGAAGGGCAGGGCTGACCACGCACCGGCTGGAAGTTCATATagagagcagggaaggggaggggcaGAACGGAGAGGGCAAACTCGATATCGACATCAACTCTGAGGCTAAGCATGTGCCCCTGTTGATTGTGTTCTCTGATGACCAAAGCAATGACAAAAAAGAGGAGAAGCAAGAGCTGAATGAAATGATAGACCACGAGCAGCTCCTGGACTTGGAGAACCTGGAGGTTGGCAATTTCCATGGCCAGCCTGGTGAGGAGGCGCTGCTCCAGATGCGCTCCAACATCATTTATGACTCCACTGCCCGAATCCGGAGGAACGCAAAAGGCAACTACTGTAAAAAGACTCCACTCTACATAGATTTCAAGGAGATTGGCTGGGATTCCTGGATCATCGCCCCGGCAGGATACGAAGCTTACGAGTGCCACGGAGTGTGCGCCTACCCCTTAACAGAGCACGTCACACCAACGAAACATGCCATTGTCCAGACTTTGGTTCACCTGAAGAATCCCCAGAAAGCCTCCAAGGCCTGCTGTGTGCCCACTAAACTCGATCCTATCTCTATTCTCTACTTAGATGCAGGGGTGGTCACCTACAAGTTCAAATACGAAGGCATGGTGGTATCAGAGTGTGGCTGCAGATAG